From the genome of Scyliorhinus canicula chromosome 27, sScyCan1.1, whole genome shotgun sequence:
gcccagcgacgcccacatccccatTATGGAACCAAAAATATGAATTTGCTATAATTGGGGTTTGTGTGAAGAAAGTCTGTCTGCGGATTAATAAACTAATATTTTAatctatatagtgcctttaatgaaatgaaaaaaatgaaaatcgcttattgtcacgagtaggcttcaatgaagttactgtgaaaagcccctagtcgccacattccggcgcctgttcagggaggctgttacgggaatcgaaccgtgctgctggcttgccttggtctgcttttaaagccagcgattagccctgtgagctaaacagcccctttatgTATTCTCCAAAAGCCctgaagcactttacaaccagtcTTGAAGGGGGGGGCGTCGCGATttgcagtgcaggaaatgatggcaGCCTGTTTATGTACAGCAAGATCTGTGACTATGGCGATTAGTGTCAGGAATACACCGCATCCTCcaggattattatttttttcattaaAACTGTTCtccttttctcttaccttgtagcTGTCGTTCAAGTTGATGGGACTCCAATCAGGTTACAGCTGTGTGACACCGCTGGCCAGGTGAGTAACCTGTTATCCAGTGAACTCTTCCTCCTTTTACCGACCCTCCTCCTCGATCCctccctttggactgtgggaggaaatcggagcacccaggggtcacccaagcagacacggggggggggggggggggggggggggggggggggagtgccaactccacacaggcagtcacccgagcgTGGAATCGAGAAGCCCGAGCAACaccgggcatcgggggggggggggggggggggaggggggggggggggggggggggtggggggggggggggggggggtgggggggcgactcTCCATTGGTTTGAGTcataaaggaaaatggttgtggttgttggaggccaatcgtctcagggcatcactgcaggagttcctccgaGGAGTGTCTTAGTCCGATCATCATCGGCTGCTTCGTAGAATGACCGTCCTTCCATTGGTCTGAAGCAGAGGTGGCCTGGACAGCATTCAGGCCTGGTTTGATAAGTGGTTGGCAATATtcaatgccacacaagtgccaggcaatgcccatctTCAATAGAGAATGTAACCATCTCCTTGACCTCCAATGGcgttgccatcactgaatcccccactatcaacatcctgggggcttaccattgaccagaaactaaactggacccagccatataaatactgtggctaccagggcaggccagaggctgggaatcctgcggagagtaccccccccccccccccaccccccccaccaccacacccaaagcctatccaccatctacaaggcacaggtcaggagtgtgatggactctccacttgcctggatgagagcagttCCAACAACAGGAGCTTgggaccatccaggacaaagtagccccgcTTGATTAGCGCATcattcacccccaccacaccGATATTCAAAGCCAAGATGCGCTGTAGGAACTAGCCAACGCTCCTTCCAAACCTGTGGCACCTCCACTGAGGACAAATgaagtagatacctgggaactccctgcccaagtcgctcaccatcctgacttggaaatatatcggccgttccttcaccgtcgctgggtcaaaatcctggaactccctccctaacagcacggtgggtgtacctacatcacatggactgcggcggttcaagaaggcggctcgcccaccaccttctcgaggggcaataaatggcggcctagccagcgacgcccacatcctgttaacgaattttaaaatggctttctccagctcttaTTTCCTACTTTGTGTCTCAAAAATTTAAATTCTACGCACCTCTCGAGATCTGCTAACTAAGATCTGATCCATGTTGGTTTTAGCATCCCCATCATGGACGGTCGTTTATCCGTTTTATTCACCtttcctcctccttctctgcAGGACGAATTCGACAAACTCCGGCACTTCTGCTACCACAAGACTGATATCTTCCTGCTGTGCTTCAGCGTGGTCAGTCCCTCGTCCTTCCAGAATGTGATGGAGAACTGGATGCCCGAGATCCGTCATCACTGCTCCACCGCCCCCGTGGTCCTGGTGGGCACCCAGTGCGACCTCCGAGGGGACGTGAAGGTCCTCATCGAGCTGGCCAAGTGCAAGGAGAAGCCAGTGCCGCCGGGGGCTGCCCGGGCGCTGGCGGAGAAGATCGGCGCCGTGGCGTACGTGGAGTGCTCCTCGCTGACGCAGAAGAACCTGAAGGAGGTCTTTGACACGGCCATTTTGTGCGGCCTGCGCTACGCGGACAGTCGGGCGAGTAGCGAGCGCCGGATGAAACTGTTGACTGCCAACAAAATGAGGACCCTGTCGAAATCCTGGTGGAAAAAGTACGTCTGCATCGTATGAGAATCGGGAACGAGAAACCAGCAAGACTTTCACATGCCTGTTCCTGAAAAGAATGGGTGACGCTCTCTCTAGAAACCTTTCCCAGTTCTGTCCTAGTTGTAATTCTGATAATGTGCGGATGATTGATCTTGATTTGACTAATGGCTAGATTGCTGGCTCTGTCACTTGAAAGATCCGACTCGTGGGGTCGGTGTGCAGGggaaggtgagggggtggtgaatccTCCAATTGCCCTCCGTATcgcgtggggtggggtggatgtgCCGCGTGGGAATAACATCCGGGGGCCTTGACGCCAGATCACTATCCTCTTGGAAATTTAAGCTTCCGGTGGGGCAGAATGGGGGAGTGACGCCTGTCATGGCCGAATTGCCTGTCAACCTGCGAGCGTGGGACAGTCGGAATTTCC
Proteins encoded in this window:
- the rhoub gene encoding ras homolog family member Ub, whose amino-acid sequence is MPPQDLLDYRAGYAPPVPPHKPRRNGRPQERFLKCVLLGDGAVGKTSLVVSYTTNGYPTKYVPTAFDDFSAVVQVDGTPIRLQLCDTAGQDEFDKLRHFCYHKTDIFLLCFSVVSPSSFQNVMENWMPEIRHHCSTAPVVLVGTQCDLRGDVKVLIELAKCKEKPVPPGAARALAEKIGAVAYVECSSLTQKNLKEVFDTAILCGLRYADSRASSERRMKLLTANKMRTLSKSWWKKYVCIV